Below is a window of Lepisosteus oculatus isolate fLepOcu1 chromosome 8, fLepOcu1.hap2, whole genome shotgun sequence DNA.
aatttttttttaagtccttTCCTTAGACTACAACTGAGCTGCTcagtgaagtcaaaatgaaAGTTGATGCGTTTTAGATAATAGCAAAGCTAAGTGACAGGAGAAACGAAAGAGTGAAATAGCAAAGCTGGAAATTCACGCTGTTTCaggtcagttttatttttatgctgttATTATAACCTAAGTAGTCTTAAGTTAGGGAAGCcgtagaaaaaaaagtaaatgagcACAAAACCTTCCTAGGCAGATGAAAAGGAATGAATCTGATTCCTATGTGTAGTTTTCatttcatatacatttttacattatgtGGATAAACCCATCCTGAAAGcttatatatagagagatgttTCATCTGCAACTGTTTGGTCTGTCTTTCATCGCTTAGattgaaaagcaaagcaaaatgttttggaaagcaggcagagaagaattaaaacaaatgtaaaagacAAGAGAGGTCCTGTACAGGAAACTTTTAAGTAGACTCATGCATTCCAATAGGTGTTCTTGGTCTTGGTCCTGAGAAAAACTAACAAGACTTAACTATGTTTAAGCTGACCACTACTGAAATGCCTTAATATGAACAGAGCACTGGTGCCCAGCTTCCAATAAGATTCTGCACAGAAGCTCCTgtgatgcttttaaaaaaatgttctaagTTTTTGCCCAGATCAATCTGTCAGTCTGatagctgaaaaaataaaaaaaactttctaatAGGAATGTCTGTAGCTAGAATCGTTTTTTTGACTGCGCATAAAGAGATACACATTCAGCTTTTCAATTGTTCTTACTCCAGTCATTGCCATTTTATCAGGTGaatctgaaattaaaacatACTGCATATAGCTTTTGCTGCTATACTTGTCTGTAGCGCATGATAAGGGGCATGCAATTGAAGAATGTCACCAGAGGAGTGGGACTGGAAATGCTGTTTAAAATCCAATTGGGGTTTAAGTGATGTCAGTAGCTCACTGTGATATGTTTAAGTGGGACCGAGCACTTGAAATCACAACTGCTAAACCAAGTGCTGACACttgcaaacacaaacacaatatttGCCTAAGTGCTCTCTTAAGTATGTCTGGATTAAAGGTAACAGAAGGTCTattcaaaaaacaaatttttATTGCATCTggtcacagaaaacaaaacaaacacctTTTTGAGCTAATCAGCTTACAAGAGAGGGTTTTTTTTGCTGCTTCCTGCTATTCATGCAGCTCTACTTTTAACATAAGAAgatttttaagatttaaaacagcctaaaagcaaataaacacatttctctttgcAAATAAttctgattaaaaacaaaaaaactgtaaTATCAATATTTAATATGAATAGAAAATCCTAGTATCACGTTTTCAAACAGGCCCCAAGTATTCAAGAAGGCTTTCCAGAGGTCTTTCAAATTGGTGATTGATTTTAAAACCTCCTGTCTTTTGGCATTGCTGTATGTGATATTTCTGCTACGGGTGGAGGGTTTCTCCATTAGTCTTAGTCTGTGAATGACATGGATCTGAAAagttttcaaagtatgtttgaTGAGTCAGGCCCAGCCTCTGTTATTAAGAAAGATAGTCCCATTCTTTATGTGAACACAGTTtggttaaaataagaaaaacacattttgctgtGTGTTTCCTTGATCATACTGGAAAATCTAGTCAGGAATGCCCACTAATACAGCCACCCACTTTTTTCCTTCAGGGTAACAGAATCTGTCAAGTGAATTACATTTCTCTCTGTCTTAAAGAGGCTCTTCCAAATAATTTCTTAGTATTTACGTTTATATTTGTCAAGAAAACACTAATGCAATGTTGTGCATGTCAATAGCTAATTCTTTCAAGTACTCCCAAGTACTGTCATTCAAGGACTCAAAGTGTATAGCTGATTGgcgttttaataattattatgtaTGATTTGTTCCCGACCAGATGAAATATGTTGAATTTTTATGCCTGTTGCTTCTAGTGCATGAAAGATTTGTATGATTCTGAAATGGTTAAGAAGATAAgagtttctttaaaattaagcaatatgtcatttttatacatatttctgtttcagacttattttttcagaaatgcagggcttttgttaataataattaagcACTTTACTTCACTATTCACTGCTTCAACAACTACTTTAATAGTTAATTGTCATGCAATTAATAGTAAAGGTCACTTATCTCCATTTTATTGACACTGTATTAATATTCTCATCATATATTAAGGTGTGTTAAgggcttatacagtacatgaatctTTAGGCCTTATAAGGAAGTGTAACTCgaaatattaagaaaagaaagagaaactcACAGGGGAATAGTTTCTTTAAATGCAAAGATGACTCTCTTTCTTTTAATGATGAGGAGAGaatttaaatactttaattaGATTACAGTGGTCATTATTGtaggttttgtatttttgtgattCCAAAATGCAACCAAAACCACAATTACCTGTCATACAAAGACAAGACAAGGAGTGTGAGATAGATTTCACTTACCATACATTGTAAGAGCTGATTTGGGGGATGTTATCACTGGTGCTCCTTATAACCTATGCCAGAGATTTTTCAAATGGTAACAATAGGAGCGAAATGCATCGGGATCTAATACTGCTCACACTTTTATTCtcttatgattttgttttttagaactGCTTTTGCATTCTCCTGTTGACCCAGATTGGCCACAACAGAGCTGCTCCTCAAATTACTCTCCATGTAGAAGAGGAGCAGCAGGAAGGTGTCAAACTTGGCACCATCAGCCGACAGCCATCCACACTCTTACCACCGGGACAGCAGCCCTCATACCAGCTCCTTACAGCGGAAGAGCGTGTGAGAGTTGACCAGAGCACTGGTGACTTGTACGCCACCTCACGCGCCATCGACAGAGAGTCACAGTGCCCAGCCGAGCACCAGACAGGGCAGTGCCAGCTGCTGTTGGATGCTTTCATAAACCCCGGTGCTGAGATAATAAAGATACAAATGGTCATCCAGGACATTAACGACAACGCACCTCACTTCCAGGAGAGCATCGTCCAACTTTCCATCCCGGAGGATGTTGCCGTGGGAACAAGGTTTGAGCTGGACCACCATGCAGTAGATCTGGATGCAGGCAGTAACGGGACAGTGATTTACCAACTGGAGGGGGATGATGGCTTTTTCAGTGTGGTTTCTGAAAGATCAGCGCTAGTTGTGGTTGTTAAGAACCTGCTGGACCGGGAAATCCAGAATATTCATCAGATGACCCTCATCGCCGTCGATGGAGGAACCCCACGTCTAACAGGAAGCACGACGTTGGTTGTGCAGGTGCAGGACTCCAATGATAACTGCCCTGAGTTCACCTCTCCTGGCCCCATTACTGTTTCCATCCCTGACAACATGCCCATTGGCTCTGAGGTGGCCCGCGTGCTTGCCACTGACCCTGACCTGGGTTCCAATGCCAAAATCACCTACTCCTTTAGTCACAAGGTCTCTGAGGCAGCAAGGGCAATGTTCAACTTGGACAGCAACACTGGAGTCATCACCTTGTCCAGAATCATCAACAGAAGTACCACTTTTGAGCATGTGCTCAAAATCTGGGCAAGTGGCCCGCACTGCCCCCCTGATGATACAGACGTTATTGTGTCTGTGGTCCCGGTGGCAAGCCAGCAACCAGTGATGGAAGTCAGGTATATAGCTAAGCACCAGGATCAGATGGTGGTGCTGAAAGAGAATGAGCCAGTCAACACAGCCTTAGCCCTTTTGGAAGTGAAAACCCCTGACAGGATCAAAGGCTTGCCATACATTGAAGGGGAAACCCCTTTTGTTATAAAGCCACAACAAGGAAAATATCTTTTAGTTACCTCCAGGCCCTTGGACTTTGAACAAGAAAGGCAGCACGACATTGTCATCGTGGCCAGTGACGCCAAGGACTCCAGTATTTACCACAAGAAGCAGATTCAAGTCAGTGTGGAAGACATTAACGATAACGCTCCCTGGTTCCGCCAAAGTCGCTTTGAGGTTGCCATTGAGGAGAACAACAAGCCGG
It encodes the following:
- the pcdh20l gene encoding protocadherin-20 → MAHRTRVDMCWTQLLQNCFCILLLTQIGHNRAAPQITLHVEEEQQEGVKLGTISRQPSTLLPPGQQPSYQLLTAEERVRVDQSTGDLYATSRAIDRESQCPAEHQTGQCQLLLDAFINPGAEIIKIQMVIQDINDNAPHFQESIVQLSIPEDVAVGTRFELDHHAVDLDAGSNGTVIYQLEGDDGFFSVVSERSALVVVVKNLLDREIQNIHQMTLIAVDGGTPRLTGSTTLVVQVQDSNDNCPEFTSPGPITVSIPDNMPIGSEVARVLATDPDLGSNAKITYSFSHKVSEAARAMFNLDSNTGVITLSRIINRSTTFEHVLKIWASGPHCPPDDTDVIVSVVPVASQQPVMEVRYIAKHQDQMVVLKENEPVNTALALLEVKTPDRIKGLPYIEGETPFVIKPQQGKYLLVTSRPLDFEQERQHDIVIVASDAKDSSIYHKKQIQVSVEDINDNAPWFRQSRFEVAIEENNKPGTILIQLTATDADSQQNGEVTYSLGTNTPPMFSINKVTGELSVSSVLDREHKEFYSLTVHARDQGSPPLQTSVTVMIQVLDQNDNRPAFITSEFIFFIPENFPTFGEVGVINVTDRDSGANGRVEVSLLNDSSPFVMDNVHGTLRCAAEVDREKQDRHEVWIVAQDHGSPSLSATAKVTVFVLDINDNPPRVLLPATNLSCLTVPPGTPPGSAIAEIYAVDADAGINSVISYFIIACEPPGPSPFQIDHSFGNITLARRLQEADYGFHHLFVAVRDGGRPTSQQATVWVNLQVNDTGGPCSLKGVPENIQLIQPSAQIQTMCISNASDTEKCQVVFLLGLSMIVASLLLLALVGTIVKCRQRNRKGQSRTGKDVQIPLKLKEAYDTRDWPDVQ